The Desulforegulaceae bacterium genome has a window encoding:
- a CDS encoding PAS domain S-box protein has product MSFIKENQLVFENSSDSIIVLQDGLLKYINSNGFKIIGYESEEIINHHFTKFVYKEDISLVESRYKQRLNNEPIPEVYPFRLVSKTGENVWFEIHAIEIVWEERPAHQKKAC; this is encoded by the coding sequence ATGAGTTTTATAAAAGAAAATCAGCTTGTTTTTGAAAATTCAAGCGACTCGATAATCGTTCTTCAAGACGGTTTGTTAAAATATATAAATTCAAACGGATTTAAAATTATAGGATATGAGTCTGAAGAAATAATAAATCATCATTTCACCAAATTTGTATACAAAGAAGATATTTCCCTTGTTGAATCAAGATATAAACAAAGACTTAACAACGAGCCTATTCCGGAAGTTTACCCTTTCAGACTTGTTTCAAAAACCGGAGAAAATGTCTGGTTTGAAATCCATGCAATAGAGATTGTGTGGGAAGAAAGACCTGCTCACCAGAAGAAAGCTTGCTGA